A part of Rattus rattus isolate New Zealand chromosome 4, Rrattus_CSIRO_v1, whole genome shotgun sequence genomic DNA contains:
- the Cbr3 gene encoding carbonyl reductase [NADPH] 3, with amino-acid sequence MSSCSRVALVTGANKGIGFAITRDLCRKFSGDVVLTARDEARGRAAVQQLQAEGLSPRFHQLDIDNPQSIRALRDFLRKEYGGLNVLVNNAGIAFRMDDPTPFDIQAEVTLKTNFFATRNVCTELLPIMKPHGRVVNVSSLQGLKALENCSEDLQERFRCDTLTEGDLVDLMKKFVEDTKNEVHEREGWPDSAYGVSKLGVTVLTRILARQLDEKRKADRILLNACCPGWVKTDMARDQGSRTVEEGAETPVYLALLPPDATEPHGQLIRDKVVQTW; translated from the exons ATGTCGTCCTGCAGCCGCGTGGCCCTGGTGACTGGGGCTAACAAAGGCATCGGCTTCGCGATCACGCGTGACCTGTGTCGGAAATTCTCCGGGGACGTGGTGCTCACGGCGCGGGACGAGGCGCGGGGCCGCGCAGCGGTGCAGCAGCTGCAGGCGGAGGGCCTGAGCCCACGCTTCCACCAACTGGACATCGACAACCCGCAGAGCATCCGCGCGCTGCGCGACTTTCTGCGCAAGGAGTACGGAGGACTTAACGTGCTGGTCAACAACGCGGGCATCGCCTTTAGAA TGGATGATCCAACGCCCTTCGACATTCAAGCTGAGGTGACACTGAAGACGAACTTCTTTGCCACTAGAAATGTCTGCACCGAGCTGCTGCCCATAATGAAACCACATG GTAGAGTGGTGAATGTCAGCAGTCTGCAGGGGTTAAAAGCCCTTGAAAACTGCAGCGAAGATCTTCAGGAAAGGTTCCGATGTGACACACTTACCGAGGGGGATCTGGTCGACCTCATGAAAAAGTTTGTGGAGGACACAAAAAATGAAGTCCACGAGAGAGAAGGTTGGCCAGACTCAGCTTACGGGGTGTCCAAGCTGGGCGTGACAGTCCTTACAAGAATCCTGGCCCGGCAGCTGGACGAGAAGAGGAAAGCGGACAGGATTCTGCTGAATGCCTGCTGCCCGGGATGGGTGAAGACCGACATGGCGAGGGACCAGGGCTCCAGGACcgtggaagagggggcagaaaccCCCGTTTACttggccctcctgcctccagatgcCACTGAGCCTCATGGCCAGCTCATCCGTGACAAAGTTGTGCAAACGTGGTGA
- the LOC116897971 gene encoding carbonyl reductase [NADPH] 1-like isoform X1, translating into MSSYNRVALVTGANKGIGFAITRDLCRKFPGDVVLTARDEARGRAAVQQLQAEGLSPRFHQLDIDNPQSIRALRDFLRKEYGGLDVLVNNAGIVFQCTDLNHFHIQREAAMKTNFFGTQAVCTELLPLIKTQGRVVNVSSLISLEALKNCSPELRQKFRSETITEEELVGLMNKFVEDAKEGVHEKEGWPNSAYAVSKIGVTVLSRIYARKLNEQRREDKILLNACCPGWVRTDMAGPKATKSPEEGAETPVYLALLPPDADGPHGQFVQDKKVEQW; encoded by the exons ATGTCTTCCTACAACCGCGTTGCACTGGTGACCGGAGCTAACAAGGGCATCGGCTTTGCGATCACGCGTGACCTGTGTCGGAAATTCCCGGGGGATGTGGTGCTCACGGCGCGGGACGAGGCTCGGGGCCGCGCAGCGGTGCAGCAGCTGCAGGCGGAGGGCCTGAGCCCACGCTTCCACCAACTGGACATCGACAACCCGCAGAGCATCCGCGCGCTGCGCGACTTTCTGCGCAAGGAGTACGGAGGACTGGACGTGCTGGTCAACAACGCGGGCATTG TATTCCAGT gCACTGATCTCAACCACTTTCACATTCAAAGAGAAGCCGCAATGAAAACTAACTTTTTTGGTACCCAGGCTGTCTGTACAGAGCTACTCCCTCTAATAAAAACCCAAG GCAGAGTGGTGAATGTCTCAAGCCTAATAAGTCTCGAGGCCCTGAAAAACTGCAGCCCAGAGCTGCGGCAGAAGTTTCGAAGCGAGACCATCACTGAGGAGGAGCTGGTGGGGCTCATGAACAAGTTTGTAGAGGATGCAAAGGAAGGAGTCCATGAGAAAGAAGGCTGGCCCAATAGTGCATATGCGGTGTCCAAGATTGGGGTGACAGTCCTGTCCAGAATCTATGCCAGGAAACTCaatgagcagaggagagaggacaagatCCTCCTGAATGCCTGCTGCCCTGGGTGGGTCAGAACCGACATGGCAGGACCAAAAGCCACCAAAAGCCcagaagaaggagcagagaccCCCGTGTACTTGGCCCTTTTGCCTCCAGATGCAGATGGGCCTCACGGGCAGTTTGTTCAAGATAAAAAAGTTGAACAATGGTGA
- the LOC116897971 gene encoding carbonyl reductase [NADPH] 1-like isoform X2, which yields MSSYNRVALVTGANKGIGFAITRDLCRKFPGDVVLTARDEARGRAAVQQLQAEGLSPRFHQLDIDNPQSIRALRDFLRKEYGGLDVLVNNAGIASKGTDLNHFHIQREAAMKTNFFGTQAVCTELLPLIKTQGRVVNVSSLISLEALKNCSPELRQKFRSETITEEELVGLMNKFVEDAKEGVHEKEGWPNSAYAVSKIGVTVLSRIYARKLNEQRREDKILLNACCPGWVRTDMAGPKATKSPEEGAETPVYLALLPPDADGPHGQFVQDKKVEQW from the exons ATGTCTTCCTACAACCGCGTTGCACTGGTGACCGGAGCTAACAAGGGCATCGGCTTTGCGATCACGCGTGACCTGTGTCGGAAATTCCCGGGGGATGTGGTGCTCACGGCGCGGGACGAGGCTCGGGGCCGCGCAGCGGTGCAGCAGCTGCAGGCGGAGGGCCTGAGCCCACGCTTCCACCAACTGGACATCGACAACCCGCAGAGCATCCGCGCGCTGCGCGACTTTCTGCGCAAGGAGTACGGAGGACTGGACGTGCTGGTCAACAACGCGGGCATTG cctccaaaggCACTGATCTCAACCACTTTCACATTCAAAGAGAAGCCGCAATGAAAACTAACTTTTTTGGTACCCAGGCTGTCTGTACAGAGCTACTCCCTCTAATAAAAACCCAAG GCAGAGTGGTGAATGTCTCAAGCCTAATAAGTCTCGAGGCCCTGAAAAACTGCAGCCCAGAGCTGCGGCAGAAGTTTCGAAGCGAGACCATCACTGAGGAGGAGCTGGTGGGGCTCATGAACAAGTTTGTAGAGGATGCAAAGGAAGGAGTCCATGAGAAAGAAGGCTGGCCCAATAGTGCATATGCGGTGTCCAAGATTGGGGTGACAGTCCTGTCCAGAATCTATGCCAGGAAACTCaatgagcagaggagagaggacaagatCCTCCTGAATGCCTGCTGCCCTGGGTGGGTCAGAACCGACATGGCAGGACCAAAAGCCACCAAAAGCCcagaagaaggagcagagaccCCCGTGTACTTGGCCCTTTTGCCTCCAGATGCAGATGGGCCTCACGGGCAGTTTGTTCAAGATAAAAAAGTTGAACAATGGTGA